One genomic window of Halovivax cerinus includes the following:
- a CDS encoding dipeptidase, translated as MTVPVTFDAHSDLPFRVVREREAGRRAVVASDFAPGMRAGGIGMRVASIYLDDPYVPERALHRALVVASELRADVAESDGVELATTADAVAAGAETDARTLVLGMEGAEPLGGDPRVLDAFYRLGLRVLTLTHSRRNALGEGVPLSGDRRGTPGGLSEAGVAVVERADELGIVVDLSHLNAPGVDDALATSDRPVIASHSNCRALWDHPRNLTDDQIRAIAATEGVVCLTAVGSFLGDSPDVETVCDHVEHAVDVAGVSHVGLGFDFYDYLTEYLSDPDRAHLEAIPPVDGLAGDEAVATLARALERRGFSDREIAGICRTNLQRVFERVLE; from the coding sequence GTGACCGTCCCGGTCACGTTCGACGCCCACTCCGACCTGCCGTTCCGGGTCGTCCGCGAACGCGAGGCCGGACGCCGAGCCGTCGTCGCGTCGGATTTCGCGCCCGGCATGCGCGCCGGTGGTATCGGGATGCGAGTCGCCTCGATCTACCTCGACGACCCCTACGTTCCCGAGCGGGCACTGCACCGCGCGCTGGTGGTCGCCTCGGAACTCCGAGCCGACGTCGCGGAGTCGGACGGCGTCGAACTGGCGACGACCGCCGACGCGGTCGCAGCTGGGGCAGAGACCGACGCGCGGACCCTCGTTCTCGGGATGGAGGGCGCCGAACCGCTGGGCGGTGACCCGCGAGTACTCGACGCGTTCTACCGCCTGGGCCTGCGCGTCCTGACGCTCACTCACAGCCGGCGGAACGCGCTCGGGGAGGGCGTCCCGCTGTCGGGTGACCGTCGCGGAACGCCGGGTGGACTCTCCGAAGCGGGCGTCGCGGTGGTCGAACGGGCGGACGAACTCGGCATCGTCGTCGACCTCTCGCACCTCAACGCGCCCGGGGTCGACGACGCGCTGGCCACCTCGGATCGGCCCGTCATCGCCTCGCACTCGAACTGCCGGGCACTGTGGGATCACCCGCGAAACCTCACCGACGACCAGATCCGTGCGATCGCCGCGACTGAGGGCGTCGTCTGTCTCACCGCGGTGGGGTCGTTTCTCGGCGACTCACCGGACGTCGAGACCGTCTGCGACCACGTCGAACACGCCGTCGACGTCGCCGGCGTCTCCCACGTCGGCCTCGGCTTCGACTTCTACGACTACCTGACCGAGTACCTCTCCGACCCCGACCGGGCGCACCTCGAAGCGATCCCGCCCGTCGACGGGCTCGCGGGCGACGAAGCGGTCGCCACCCTCGCCCGGGCGCTCGAACGACGCGGGTTCTCCGACCGGGAGATCGCCGGCATCTGTCGAACGAACCTGCAGCGAGTGTTCGAACGGGTCCTGGAGTGA
- a CDS encoding hydantoinase B/oxoprolinase family protein produces the protein MPQRDIDPITLEVLWSKLQQIPEEMGTHFQRTAFSDIIKYAVDFSTVLTDPNGRLLSQGVYTPGHLGCMLTATKKVLEDHVPPDEWEEGDILVTNDPHLGAGHLPDIFTFEPVFLDDELIGFSVITANHIDVGGGAPGSITVYAHDVYEEGIQIPPVKLYEGGDLDEKLLGTILENSRAPGQVRGDLRAQRGASAVGVEQYRELVAEHGFETFQTYVDEIFHRTEVGLRESISDLPDGSYAFEQEMDSYDGHVPTLRVTITVEDDELTVDWSGTTDQVEGFAVNATRNYTFAYTMFGIKSAINPDIPQTDGSLSPVTVSVPSGSVLNAEHPAPVGARHILSNHIASTMNGALYEANPELVPAAGAQDFGLMAKFTDPETRDQQVHFDGIYGGGGAWHDRDGEPAIAGGPNSANTPVEVVEDNYPVAFHQYQFVPDTGGAGRHRGGSATVREYTITQPAQIQSYSERVERGAYGLDGGRRGAAGRQVRIDDDGETELGPKELFTVESGTRLRTQTPGGGGYGDPEDRAEAAVREDVRNGLVSPEAAATVYGVDVED, from the coding sequence ATGCCACAGCGGGACATCGACCCGATCACACTGGAGGTACTCTGGAGTAAGCTCCAGCAGATTCCGGAGGAGATGGGGACGCACTTTCAGCGAACCGCCTTCTCCGACATCATCAAGTACGCGGTGGATTTCTCGACGGTGCTGACGGATCCGAACGGGCGGTTGCTCTCGCAAGGGGTGTACACGCCCGGCCACCTCGGATGTATGCTCACCGCGACGAAGAAGGTCCTGGAGGATCACGTTCCCCCGGACGAGTGGGAGGAGGGAGATATACTCGTCACGAACGACCCGCACCTCGGTGCGGGACACCTCCCCGACATCTTCACGTTCGAACCGGTCTTCCTGGACGACGAGTTGATCGGGTTCAGCGTCATCACGGCGAACCACATCGACGTCGGGGGCGGGGCGCCGGGGTCGATCACCGTGTACGCACACGACGTCTACGAGGAAGGGATCCAGATCCCGCCCGTGAAACTCTACGAGGGCGGCGACCTCGACGAGAAGTTGCTCGGTACCATCCTCGAAAACTCGCGCGCGCCGGGCCAGGTTCGCGGCGATCTGCGCGCCCAGCGGGGTGCGAGTGCGGTCGGCGTCGAACAGTACCGCGAACTGGTCGCCGAACACGGGTTCGAGACGTTCCAGACGTACGTCGACGAGATATTCCACCGCACAGAGGTCGGTCTCAGAGAGTCGATCAGCGACCTTCCCGACGGTTCGTACGCGTTCGAACAGGAGATGGACAGCTACGACGGCCACGTGCCGACGCTTCGGGTCACGATTACCGTCGAAGACGACGAACTCACCGTCGACTGGAGCGGTACCACCGACCAGGTCGAGGGGTTCGCGGTGAACGCCACGCGGAACTACACGTTCGCGTACACGATGTTCGGCATCAAATCCGCGATCAACCCGGACATCCCGCAAACCGACGGCTCGCTGTCGCCCGTCACGGTGAGCGTCCCGAGTGGGTCGGTCTTGAACGCTGAGCACCCGGCCCCGGTCGGGGCGCGACACATCCTCTCGAACCACATCGCGAGTACGATGAACGGGGCGCTGTACGAGGCGAACCCGGAGCTGGTGCCCGCGGCCGGCGCGCAGGACTTCGGCCTGATGGCCAAGTTCACCGATCCGGAGACGCGCGACCAACAGGTGCACTTCGACGGGATCTACGGCGGCGGCGGAGCGTGGCACGACAGGGACGGCGAACCGGCCATCGCGGGCGGTCCGAACTCCGCGAACACGCCGGTGGAGGTCGTCGAGGACAACTATCCCGTGGCGTTCCACCAGTACCAGTTCGTCCCCGACACCGGCGGTGCTGGCAGGCATCGCGGCGGAAGCGCCACCGTCCGCGAGTACACGATCACCCAGCCGGCCCAGATACAGAGTTACTCCGAGCGGGTCGAACGCGGCGCGTACGGGCTCGACGGCGGCCGACGAGGCGCCGCGGGACGCCAGGTGCGTATCGACGACGACGGCGAGACGGAACTGGGCCCGAAGGAGCTGTTCACCGTCGAGTCCGGCACCCGCCTGCGGACGCAGACGCCCGGCGGAGGCGGCTACGGCGATCCCGAAGACAGAGCCGAGGCGGCCGTCCGTGAAGACGTCCGCAACGGCCTCGTCTCGCCCGAAGCGGCGGCGACGGTCTACGGCGTCGACGTCGAAGACTGA
- a CDS encoding ornithine cyclodeaminase family protein has product MVRILTASQVASVLDISALLSVVETAIVKQGRGDVVRPERPHFPVGTGLDDDRPDDPLGTGLTMPAYVHGAPYYATKLVGFFEENPSRGLPTITAQIVVNDAETGRPVAVMDGTHVTGMRTGCIGGLAARELAHEPVDLAVIGAGTQARWQTRAIAAATDLERVRVYARSDSRIECARELDAELDASVTPVGSPDAAVEGANTVVTATPSTSPVFAGDRLEPGTLVVAVGAFSAEMQELDETTIERASRVYADVPEEAAETGDLLASTYEADDVRSLADVLEGETGRSSDDEILVVESVGSAVFDAATAAHAVDEAEGADVGTIVSL; this is encoded by the coding sequence ATGGTACGGATCCTCACGGCCTCGCAGGTGGCGTCGGTGCTCGACATTTCTGCGCTGTTGTCGGTCGTCGAGACGGCGATCGTCAAGCAAGGACGCGGCGACGTGGTTCGACCCGAGCGGCCGCACTTTCCCGTCGGCACGGGACTCGACGACGACCGGCCGGACGACCCACTCGGGACCGGGCTGACGATGCCCGCGTACGTCCACGGGGCGCCGTACTACGCGACGAAACTGGTCGGGTTCTTCGAGGAGAACCCGTCGCGGGGATTGCCGACGATCACCGCCCAGATCGTCGTGAACGACGCCGAGACGGGGCGTCCGGTCGCGGTGATGGACGGGACGCACGTCACTGGGATGCGAACCGGGTGCATCGGCGGCCTGGCCGCGCGGGAACTCGCCCACGAGCCGGTCGACCTCGCGGTCATCGGCGCGGGGACGCAAGCGCGCTGGCAGACGCGGGCGATTGCAGCGGCGACCGACCTCGAACGCGTCCGCGTCTACGCACGCAGCGACTCGCGGATCGAGTGCGCGAGGGAACTCGACGCGGAACTCGACGCGAGCGTGACCCCCGTCGGGTCCCCGGATGCGGCCGTCGAGGGGGCGAACACCGTCGTGACGGCCACGCCCAGTACGTCCCCGGTCTTCGCGGGCGACCGGCTCGAACCGGGGACGCTCGTCGTCGCCGTCGGCGCGTTCTCCGCCGAGATGCAGGAACTCGACGAGACCACCATAGAGCGGGCGAGTCGGGTGTACGCGGACGTCCCCGAGGAGGCCGCAGAGACCGGTGACCTCCTCGCGTCGACGTACGAGGCGGACGACGTGCGATCGCTCGCCGACGTGCTGGAGGGGGAGACCGGGCGATCGAGCGACGACGAGATCCTGGTCGTCGAGAGCGTGGGCTCGGCCGTCTTCGACGCCGCGACTGCAGCCCACGCCGTCGACGAGGCCGAGGGAGCCGACGTGGGAACCATCGTCTCCCTGTAA
- a CDS encoding hydantoinase B/oxoprolinase family protein — MSATESAGDVDPATVEVIRNYLTSAATEMQRTLVRTAYNTIVYEILDFGISLYDADLRLVADSPGLAIFLGSNDAGIENAVAHVGRENLEPGDVILCNYPYWSQAHTLDVLVVAPIFVDDELVGFAACRAHWLDLGAKDEGYVLDSTEVYQEGTVFPGTKVYKGGEPDEEILDIIRFNSRMPDKVLGDLNAQIAALRTGARRLQELHERYGSATVDASIERLFDHGARTARDAVADLPDGSWTATGYADGIDSGVDRVEIVATVTIDGTDFTIDLTESADQLDSPYNATGGDALGKLCFKTVTTPEEDSNDGLYDPLSVETRPGSVFEPTDPAPTFVGWTGILAVEVVYRALAKGMPERMPASSGGDLCSIMLYGEDPQTGRPFVEANNEAVGWGATNERDGPNALMHVTETMVQNLPIEVLEQKAPVELDRLELRPDSGGAGRYRGGLGIRRDYRFTHPAGALSIVQKTQTDGWGLDGGDPGARNVVALATDDADDGDETADRVPDRVQILVDNDDLYDSTADDLSGADTAVSYAGMFRGAFEPGEVVSNRSGGGGGYGDPYERDPEAVREDVVDGYVSREAAREDYGVVVSADGELDRDATADLRER; from the coding sequence ATGAGTGCGACCGAATCGGCCGGCGACGTCGACCCGGCGACGGTCGAAGTCATCCGGAACTACCTGACGTCGGCGGCGACGGAGATGCAGCGAACCCTCGTCAGAACGGCGTACAACACGATCGTCTACGAGATCCTGGACTTCGGGATCTCGCTATACGACGCCGACCTCCGGCTGGTGGCGGACTCGCCCGGGCTGGCCATCTTCCTCGGGTCGAACGATGCCGGGATCGAGAACGCGGTCGCGCACGTGGGCCGGGAGAACCTGGAACCGGGCGACGTGATCCTGTGTAACTACCCCTACTGGAGTCAGGCGCACACGCTCGACGTCCTCGTCGTCGCGCCCATCTTCGTCGACGACGAATTGGTCGGCTTCGCAGCCTGTCGGGCTCACTGGCTCGACCTGGGGGCGAAAGACGAAGGCTACGTGCTCGACTCGACCGAGGTGTACCAGGAGGGTACCGTCTTCCCGGGGACGAAGGTCTACAAGGGCGGCGAACCCGACGAGGAGATTCTCGACATCATCCGCTTCAACTCACGTATGCCGGACAAGGTACTGGGCGACCTGAACGCCCAGATCGCCGCCCTGCGCACCGGCGCCCGACGGCTCCAGGAGTTACACGAGCGCTACGGCTCGGCGACCGTCGACGCGTCGATCGAACGGCTCTTCGACCACGGCGCGCGGACGGCGCGGGACGCTGTCGCGGACCTCCCCGACGGCTCCTGGACGGCCACCGGCTACGCGGACGGGATCGACTCCGGGGTGGACCGCGTCGAGATCGTCGCGACGGTCACGATCGACGGGACGGACTTCACGATCGACCTCACCGAGTCGGCCGACCAGCTCGACTCACCCTACAACGCCACCGGCGGCGACGCGCTCGGGAAGCTGTGCTTCAAGACGGTCACGACGCCGGAGGAGGACTCGAACGACGGCCTCTACGACCCGCTGTCGGTCGAGACGCGCCCGGGGAGCGTCTTCGAGCCGACGGATCCGGCGCCGACGTTCGTCGGCTGGACCGGCATCCTCGCCGTGGAAGTCGTCTACCGGGCGCTGGCGAAGGGGATGCCCGAGCGCATGCCCGCGAGTTCGGGCGGTGACCTCTGCAGTATCATGCTCTACGGCGAGGACCCCCAGACCGGCCGTCCGTTCGTCGAGGCCAACAACGAGGCCGTCGGCTGGGGCGCGACGAACGAACGCGACGGCCCGAACGCGCTGATGCACGTCACCGAGACGATGGTCCAGAACCTGCCCATCGAGGTACTCGAACAGAAGGCACCCGTCGAGCTCGATCGACTGGAACTCCGACCGGATTCGGGCGGCGCCGGCAGGTACCGCGGCGGGCTCGGGATCCGTCGCGACTACCGCTTTACGCACCCGGCCGGCGCACTCTCGATCGTCCAGAAGACACAAACTGACGGCTGGGGCCTCGACGGTGGCGATCCGGGCGCGAGGAACGTCGTCGCGCTGGCGACCGACGACGCGGACGACGGCGACGAGACCGCCGACCGCGTCCCCGATCGCGTGCAGATACTCGTCGACAACGACGACCTGTACGATTCGACCGCGGACGATCTATCGGGAGCGGACACCGCGGTGAGCTACGCCGGCATGTTCCGCGGCGCCTTCGAGCCGGGCGAGGTGGTCTCGAACCGCTCCGGCGGCGGAGGCGGCTACGGCGATCCCTACGAACGCGATCCCGAGGCCGTCCGCGAGGACGTCGTCGACGGCTACGTCTCGCGGGAGGCCGCCCGTGAGGACTACGGCGTCGTCGTCTCGGCAGACGGCGAACTCGACCGTGACGCCACCGCCGACCTGCGCGAGCGCTGA
- a CDS encoding cupin domain-containing protein yields the protein MTDIHIHDLESNWAESTGDPLTLYETDDPTTESGSFVIEPGERVPEAGTTSHAGDELSVVLSGELEVVTESTRTVEATAFTVIPAGVEHYSVNRGDEPVKLVYTILGDL from the coding sequence ATGACAGATATTCACATTCACGACCTCGAATCGAACTGGGCGGAGAGCACCGGCGACCCCCTCACGCTGTACGAGACCGACGACCCGACGACGGAGTCCGGGTCGTTCGTCATCGAACCGGGAGAGCGCGTACCCGAGGCGGGGACGACGAGTCACGCGGGCGACGAACTCTCGGTCGTCCTCTCGGGCGAACTGGAGGTCGTGACCGAGTCGACCAGGACGGTCGAGGCGACGGCGTTCACCGTGATCCCCGCCGGCGTCGAGCACTACTCCGTGAACCGCGGAGACGAGCCCGTGAAACTCGTCTACACCATCCTCGGCGACCTATGA
- a CDS encoding hydantoinase B/oxoprolinase family protein, with translation MTGADVDPATVAVVRNYLNSAATEMQRTLTRTAYNTIIYEIFDFGLSMYDADLRLLADSPGLSLFLGANDVSVRKGVEHVGEENLEPGDVIVLNYPYWNSSHTLDVCLFAPVFLDDELVGYTASRAHWLDLGAKDEGYVLDSTNMHQEGVIFPGTKVYKGGEPDEEILDIIRFNSRIPDKVIGDLNAQIAALRTGAERLRGLHEKYGTETVETAVDRIVDHGETRAREGVAALPDGTWSAVDYVDNDGITDDLVRIEIEVTIDGDDIAFDFSGSSDAVTGPINVPYGRTEAICKFCLKTLTTPEETANHGHYEPVEIVAPEGNLFNAQYPAPTYTLWASILAVDVAFKALAKGMPDRIPASTGGDVASVMLYGEDPETGRSFVEANNEAVGWGATGERDGPNALMHYVQTMVRNIPIEVFENKAPVEFDELSLRQDSGGPGRKRGGLGIRRDYRFTHPTDALTITKKTKTEGWGLEGGEAGAKNVVALDLGEDGPDAGDRVQLFADNNDDYPDDDKEWVGMMRGSFEPGEVLSNRSGGGGGYGDPLDRDPEAVREDVVDGYVSPEAARADYGVVVSADGELDRDATADLRDDRRD, from the coding sequence ATGACGGGCGCCGACGTCGATCCGGCGACGGTGGCCGTCGTCCGCAACTACCTGAACTCCGCCGCGACGGAGATGCAACGGACGCTCACGCGGACGGCGTACAACACGATCATCTACGAGATCTTCGACTTCGGCCTCTCGATGTACGACGCCGACCTGCGCCTCCTGGCCGACTCGCCCGGCCTCTCGCTCTTCCTGGGGGCGAACGACGTCAGCGTCCGCAAGGGTGTCGAGCACGTCGGTGAGGAGAATCTGGAGCCGGGCGACGTCATCGTGCTCAACTACCCGTACTGGAACTCCTCGCACACGCTCGACGTGTGCCTGTTCGCGCCCGTCTTCCTGGACGACGAGCTGGTCGGCTACACCGCGAGCCGGGCCCACTGGCTCGACCTGGGGGCGAAGGACGAGGGCTACGTCCTCGACTCGACGAACATGCACCAGGAGGGCGTCATCTTCCCGGGGACGAAGGTCTACAAGGGCGGCGAGCCCGACGAGGAGATCCTCGACATCATTCGCTTCAACTCCCGCATCCCCGACAAGGTGATCGGCGACCTCAACGCCCAGATCGCCGCCCTGCGCACCGGTGCCGAGCGCCTGCGCGGCCTCCACGAGAAGTACGGGACGGAGACGGTCGAGACGGCCGTCGACAGAATCGTCGACCACGGGGAGACGCGGGCCCGCGAGGGGGTCGCGGCACTCCCCGACGGGACCTGGTCCGCGGTCGACTACGTCGACAACGACGGCATCACCGACGACCTCGTCAGGATCGAGATCGAGGTGACGATCGACGGCGACGACATCGCCTTCGACTTCTCGGGGTCGTCCGACGCGGTGACCGGCCCGATCAACGTCCCCTACGGGCGCACGGAGGCGATCTGCAAGTTCTGTCTGAAGACGCTGACGACGCCCGAGGAGACGGCGAACCACGGCCACTACGAGCCGGTCGAGATCGTCGCGCCCGAGGGGAACCTCTTCAACGCCCAGTATCCCGCGCCGACGTACACGCTCTGGGCGTCGATACTCGCCGTCGACGTCGCGTTCAAGGCGCTCGCGAAGGGGATGCCCGATCGCATCCCGGCGAGCACCGGCGGCGACGTCGCCAGCGTGATGCTCTACGGGGAGGACCCCGAGACGGGCCGATCGTTCGTCGAGGCGAACAACGAGGCCGTCGGCTGGGGCGCGACGGGCGAGCGAGACGGCCCGAACGCGCTGATGCACTACGTCCAGACGATGGTCCGGAACATCCCGATCGAGGTCTTCGAGAACAAGGCGCCCGTCGAGTTCGACGAACTCTCCCTCCGGCAGGATTCGGGCGGCCCCGGGCGAAAGCGCGGCGGCCTCGGCATCCGCCGGGACTACCGCTTCACCCACCCGACGGATGCCCTAACGATCACCAAGAAGACGAAGACCGAGGGCTGGGGTCTCGAGGGCGGCGAGGCCGGCGCGAAGAACGTGGTCGCGCTCGACCTCGGCGAAGACGGTCCCGACGCCGGCGACCGGGTACAGCTCTTCGCGGACAACAACGACGACTACCCGGACGACGACAAGGAGTGGGTCGGCATGATGCGCGGCTCGTTCGAGCCGGGTGAGGTACTCTCGAACCGTTCCGGCGGCGGAGGCGGCTACGGCGACCCGCTCGACCGCGACCCCGAGGCCGTTCGCGAGGACGTCGTCGACGGCTACGTCTCGCCCGAGGCCGCCCGCGCGGACTACGGCGTCGTCGTCTCGGCCGACGGTGAACTCGACCGCGACGCCACCGCCGACCTGCGCGACGACCGACGCGACTGA
- a CDS encoding M24 family metallopeptidase — translation MQPTTFEDRLHRCQDALADREVDALVLFPSSNLYYLTGFSEEPGERHLFAFVTPTGFALVAPTMYADQIVAATYVDDVDTWDDGDDPMAVVCDVLDRLGVDGGEVLLDDRMFAQFSLDLQEALPDASFGLASEVIDDLRITKDETELAALREAGRVSDAASEAVRALGADAVGMTETELADRIRDELASRGGDGVSFEPVVGSGPNGALPHHRHGDRTIEAGEPVVLDFGTTVDGYPGDQTRTMVFGGDPPEGYAAVHGIVREALEAAIDAVEPGVTAGAVDAAARSVVEEAGYGERFIHRTGHGLGLDVHEAPYIVAGNDQVLEPGMVHSVEPGIYLEGEYGVRIEDIVVVTEDGCDRLNHSPRTWETP, via the coding sequence ATGCAACCCACGACGTTCGAAGACCGCTTGCACCGCTGTCAGGACGCCCTCGCCGACCGGGAGGTAGACGCACTGGTCCTGTTCCCGAGTTCGAACCTCTACTACCTCACCGGGTTCTCCGAGGAGCCCGGCGAACGCCACCTGTTCGCGTTCGTGACGCCGACCGGGTTCGCCCTCGTCGCGCCGACGATGTACGCAGACCAGATCGTCGCCGCGACGTACGTAGACGACGTCGACACCTGGGACGACGGCGACGATCCGATGGCCGTCGTCTGCGACGTCCTCGACCGCCTCGGCGTCGACGGCGGCGAGGTGCTACTCGACGACCGCATGTTCGCGCAGTTCAGCCTCGACCTGCAAGAGGCCCTGCCCGACGCGTCGTTCGGTCTGGCGAGCGAGGTGATAGACGACCTGCGAATTACGAAGGACGAGACCGAACTCGCGGCGCTTCGCGAGGCCGGACGGGTCTCCGACGCGGCGTCGGAGGCCGTCCGCGCGCTGGGTGCCGACGCGGTCGGGATGACCGAGACGGAACTCGCCGACCGGATCCGCGACGAACTCGCGTCGCGGGGCGGCGACGGCGTCTCGTTCGAACCCGTCGTCGGCTCCGGTCCGAACGGCGCCCTGCCCCACCACCGGCACGGGGATCGGACGATCGAGGCGGGCGAGCCGGTCGTCCTCGACTTCGGGACGACCGTCGACGGCTATCCGGGCGATCAGACCCGGACGATGGTCTTCGGCGGCGATCCGCCGGAGGGATACGCCGCGGTCCACGGTATCGTCCGCGAGGCGCTCGAGGCGGCGATCGACGCCGTCGAGCCCGGCGTCACGGCCGGCGCTGTCGACGCGGCGGCGCGGTCGGTCGTCGAGGAAGCGGGCTACGGCGAGCGATTCATCCACCGGACGGGGCACGGCCTCGGCCTCGACGTCCACGAGGCGCCGTACATCGTCGCGGGCAACGACCAGGTCCTCGAACCGGGGATGGTCCACAGCGTCGAGCCGGGGATCTACCTCGAGGGGGAGTACGGGGTCCGCATCGAGGACATCGTCGTCGTCACCGAGGACGGCTGCGACCGATTGAATCACAGCCCGCGTACGTGGGAGACGCCCTGA
- a CDS encoding hydantoinase B/oxoprolinase family protein produces the protein MSATNTAGSPNDVDGATVEVIRNYLTSAATEMQRTLIRTAYNTIVYEILDFGISMYDADKRLIADSPGLSMFLGANDYGLRRTIEHLDEAEFEPGDVILCNYPYWSSTHTLDVLVFMPVFLEGELVGYTASRAHWLDLGAKDDGYVLDSTDVHQEGLVFPGTKVYKGGEPDEEILDIIRFNSRIPDKVLGDLNAQIAALRTGAERLRGVHEKYGTETVETAIDSIIDHGERSAREAVAELPDGTWSAVGFADGITSDPDDLIRVEAEVTIDGEAFTVDLSGSSDQVDAPLNVPLGMSQTLAKLAFKSITTPEEDSNEGQYAPLSLEVPPGNLFHPEYPAPTFTLWTAFLAVDVIYEALAQAVPERVSASSGGDLCDIMLYGEDPETGRQFVEALNEGVGWGANDVRDGPNALMHIAESMVRNIPIEVFENKAPIEFDELSLRQDSGGPGENRGGLGIQRDYRFTHPTGGLSIIQKTKTEGWGMEGGEAGAKNVVALDLDDGWEERVQILVDNDELYDAADDDLKYAGMFRGSFEPGEIISNRSGGGGGYGDPLDRDPESVREDVVDGYVSPEAAREDYGVVVSADGELDRDATADLRDERRD, from the coding sequence GTGAGCGCCACGAACACCGCCGGATCCCCGAACGACGTCGACGGGGCGACCGTCGAGGTCATCCGGAACTACCTGACGTCTGCGGCGACGGAGATGCAGCGCACCCTCATCAGGACGGCGTACAACACGATCGTCTACGAGATCTTGGACTTCGGGATCTCGATGTACGACGCCGACAAGCGCCTGATCGCGGACTCACCGGGCCTCTCGATGTTCCTCGGTGCGAACGACTACGGCCTCCGCCGGACCATCGAGCACCTGGACGAAGCGGAGTTCGAGCCCGGCGACGTGATCCTGTGTAACTACCCCTACTGGAGTTCGACGCACACCCTCGACGTGCTGGTGTTCATGCCGGTGTTCCTCGAGGGTGAACTCGTCGGCTACACCGCGAGTCGGGCCCACTGGCTCGACCTCGGCGCGAAGGACGACGGCTACGTCCTCGACTCGACGGACGTCCACCAGGAGGGGCTCGTCTTCCCGGGGACGAAGGTCTACAAGGGCGGCGAGCCCGACGAGGAGATCCTCGACATCATTCGCTTCAACTCCCGTATCCCCGACAAGGTGCTGGGCGACCTCAACGCCCAGATCGCCGCCCTGCGAACCGGCGCCGAGCGCCTGCGCGGCGTCCACGAGAAGTACGGGACGGAGACGGTCGAGACCGCCATCGATTCGATCATCGATCACGGCGAGCGGTCGGCACGCGAGGCCGTCGCCGAGTTGCCCGACGGCACCTGGAGCGCGGTCGGTTTCGCCGACGGGATCACGTCCGATCCGGACGATCTCATCCGGGTCGAGGCCGAAGTCACCATCGACGGCGAGGCGTTCACGGTCGATCTCTCGGGCTCGTCCGATCAGGTCGACGCCCCGCTCAACGTCCCGCTCGGGATGAGCCAGACGCTCGCGAAGCTGGCGTTCAAGAGCATCACGACGCCGGAGGAGGACTCGAACGAGGGCCAGTACGCGCCGCTGTCCCTGGAGGTGCCGCCGGGCAACCTCTTCCACCCGGAGTACCCGGCGCCGACGTTCACCCTCTGGACGGCCTTCCTCGCCGTCGACGTCATCTACGAGGCGCTCGCGCAGGCCGTTCCCGAGCGCGTCTCTGCGAGCTCGGGCGGCGACCTCTGTGACATCATGCTCTACGGCGAGGACCCGGAGACGGGTCGGCAGTTCGTCGAGGCGTTGAACGAGGGCGTCGGCTGGGGTGCGAACGACGTCCGCGACGGTCCGAACGCGCTGATGCACATCGCCGAGTCCATGGTCCGGAACATCCCGATCGAGGTCTTCGAGAACAAAGCGCCCATCGAGTTCGACGAGCTCTCCCTCCGGCAGGATTCTGGCGGGCCGGGCGAAAACCGCGGCGGACTCGGCATCCAACGCGACTACCGCTTCACCCACCCGACGGGCGGCCTCTCGATCATCCAGAAGACGAAGACCGAGGGCTGGGGCATGGAGGGCGGCGAGGCCGGCGCGAAGAACGTGGTCGCGCTCGACCTCGACGACGGCTGGGAAGAGCGTGTCCAGATCCTCGTCGACAACGACGAACTCTACGACGCGGCCGACGACGACCTGAAGTACGCGGGCATGTTCCGCGGCTCCTTCGAACCGGGCGAGATCATCTCGAACCGCTCCGGCGGCGGAGGTGGCTACGGCGACCCGCTCGACCGCGATCCCGAGTCCGTCCGCGAGGACGTCGTCGACGGCTACGTCTCACCCGAGGCCGCCCGCGAGGACTACGGCGTCGTCGTCTCGGCCGACGGCGAACTCGACCGCGACGCCACCGCCGACCTGCGCGACGAGCGACGCGACTGA